A single window of Candidatus Eremiobacteraceae bacterium DNA harbors:
- a CDS encoding DUF3084 domain-containing protein, with product MTLPLGLLALDLGGAATIIMIVVVAGAIAYFGDRVGHVVGRRRMTLFNLRPKYTSTIFAVGFGMLIAIVVVAFLLVVSSEARQALFSINKLNEQITQLGAERDQLLDSPVIFRAGEAITQPFILKSTDALPVIERELSDLFVAVANVSRGLPVQPYAKNPLTAPARASIHAAALGIKSVSPLEAIVVPEATENIIRGGVLRIGLRVYPNKLLYQKGETIASVGVVNGQNRDEDRAALVQLIAGLKLSAMSHDMPPSIADNPITSVDAIDSSIAALTSSHGPTVVRAVAAADIYAAGPLTANLVVSPVAVK from the coding sequence GTGACGCTGCCTCTTGGCCTCCTGGCCCTCGATCTCGGCGGCGCCGCCACGATCATCATGATCGTGGTCGTGGCGGGCGCGATCGCCTATTTCGGCGATCGAGTCGGACACGTGGTGGGCCGGCGGCGCATGACGTTGTTCAACCTGCGGCCGAAATACACGAGCACGATCTTCGCGGTCGGTTTCGGCATGCTCATCGCGATCGTGGTCGTGGCCTTCCTCCTCGTGGTCTCGAGCGAAGCTCGCCAAGCGTTGTTCTCCATCAATAAACTCAACGAGCAGATCACGCAATTGGGCGCCGAGCGCGACCAGCTCTTGGACTCGCCGGTCATCTTCCGCGCAGGAGAGGCGATCACGCAGCCGTTCATACTGAAGTCCACCGACGCGCTGCCGGTGATCGAACGCGAGCTGAGCGATTTGTTCGTCGCGGTGGCCAACGTGTCGCGCGGCCTGCCCGTGCAGCCATATGCGAAGAATCCGCTCACCGCGCCCGCGCGCGCATCCATCCACGCCGCCGCGCTCGGGATAAAATCGGTGTCGCCGCTCGAAGCCATCGTCGTGCCGGAAGCGACGGAGAACATCATCCGTGGCGGCGTCTTGCGCATCGGCTTGCGCGTGTATCCCAACAAACTGCTGTATCAAAAAGGCGAGACGATCGCGTCGGTCGGCGTCGTGAACGGGCAGAATCGCGACGAGGATCGCGCGGCGCTCGTGCAGCTCATAGCCGGACTTAAGCTGAGCGCAATGTCGCACGACATGCCGCCGAGCATCGCCGACAACCCGATCACGTCTGTGGACGCCATCGACTCGTCAATCGCTGCGCTCACGTCTTCGCACGGACCGACCGTTGTGCGGGCGGTGGCCGCCGCCGACATCTACGCCGCCGGACCGCTGACCGCCAATCTTGTGGTATCCCCCGTCGCGGTCAAATGA
- a CDS encoding LptF/LptG family permease, translating into MKVLDRYIVGELVGPFLFGLAAFTMLFVAGNLLNIARLVSEEHASIWAAAKYFVYTLPSTLVLTFPMSMLLAVLTAMSRLSGESELNAMRAGGISLYRIALPLVGVGLVASIIALMFQEFVVPGAVDQANLILRTEIQSGGSGILSNQVVSNPLPDGGVRVTYAQGFDPATDELHGVTIEEVHDGVLTSILYAPRGSYHESSWRFFDADSYTVAPECCKQNFAPVTDVDIGADPSHLIEVQKQPDDMSRAELAQLLHGGIKQGDTSRYDLLLVTYDNKLARPFASLVFTLLAVPLGIRSQRSSSGAGFGISILIVFGFYVVTTVCLAVGRTTPSLALVMAWLPNVIFLGAGLWLLSRAAKV; encoded by the coding sequence GTGAAGGTCCTCGACCGTTACATAGTCGGCGAACTCGTCGGCCCATTCTTATTCGGGCTTGCCGCATTCACGATGCTGTTCGTGGCGGGCAACTTGCTCAACATCGCGCGGCTCGTCTCCGAGGAGCACGCAAGCATTTGGGCGGCGGCGAAGTATTTCGTCTACACGTTACCGTCGACGCTCGTATTGACGTTTCCGATGTCGATGCTGTTGGCGGTGCTCACGGCGATGAGCAGGCTTTCAGGCGAGTCGGAACTCAACGCGATGCGCGCCGGCGGCATCAGCCTGTACCGGATCGCGTTGCCGCTGGTCGGCGTGGGCCTCGTCGCGTCGATCATCGCCTTGATGTTCCAGGAGTTCGTGGTTCCCGGAGCGGTCGATCAAGCCAACCTCATCCTGCGTACGGAGATCCAATCCGGCGGTTCGGGCATCCTCAGCAATCAAGTGGTCAGCAATCCGCTGCCCGATGGCGGCGTGCGCGTGACCTACGCCCAGGGATTCGATCCGGCGACCGACGAGTTGCATGGCGTGACCATCGAAGAAGTGCACGACGGCGTCCTCACGTCGATCTTGTACGCGCCGCGCGGCAGCTATCATGAATCGTCGTGGCGCTTTTTCGACGCGGACTCATACACGGTCGCACCCGAATGCTGCAAACAGAATTTCGCGCCCGTCACCGACGTCGACATCGGCGCGGACCCGAGCCACCTCATCGAGGTGCAAAAGCAGCCGGATGACATGAGCCGCGCAGAACTCGCGCAACTGCTGCACGGCGGCATCAAACAAGGGGACACGTCACGCTACGACTTGCTGTTGGTCACGTACGACAACAAACTGGCGCGGCCGTTCGCGAGCTTGGTCTTCACGCTGCTTGCCGTGCCTCTCGGCATCCGATCGCAGCGTTCGTCGTCGGGCGCCGGATTCGGCATCAGCATCTTGATCGTGTTCGGCTTCTACGTCGTGACCACGGTCTGCCTCGCCGTCGGGCGAACGACGCCAAGCCTCGCGCTCGTGATGGCGTGGCTACCAAACGTTATTTTCCTCGGCGCAGGGCTGTGGCTGCTGTCGCGGGCCGCGAAAGTGTGA